In Pseudomonas sp. MYb327, one DNA window encodes the following:
- a CDS encoding LysR family transcriptional regulator, producing the protein MHGLNELGFKALRQFVAVLDHGSFSEVARREGLAPSSISRQIQLMEQALSQQLLYRHTRAVTPTEAGRMLGHHARLMLVQLEEAEQALQEQQSEPTGLVRINAPVVFGQRHLTPWLGQLCERYPRLQLDIQQTDHYVDPLQEGADLLFRIGPLHDSSMQARILAPHRFQVAASPAYLQRHGAPQHPADLAAHQCLAYKGVTGQQRWFFRNGQQDWTPYSVRGPITGNHADTLTQAAEQGLGLVMFPSWLIGEAVRNGTLVPVLRDYQVSNSLEPQQIAVLWPGSRRLSVKVRTVIDFFVECFGEVPYWDRP; encoded by the coding sequence ATGCACGGTCTCAACGAACTGGGGTTCAAGGCGCTTCGGCAATTCGTCGCGGTACTCGACCATGGAAGCTTCTCCGAAGTTGCCCGCCGCGAAGGCCTGGCGCCCTCTTCGATTTCCCGGCAGATCCAGTTGATGGAACAGGCCCTGAGCCAGCAATTGCTCTACCGCCACACTCGCGCCGTAACGCCCACTGAAGCCGGGCGCATGCTCGGTCATCATGCGCGGCTGATGCTGGTGCAACTGGAAGAGGCCGAACAAGCCTTGCAGGAACAACAAAGCGAGCCCACCGGACTGGTGCGCATCAACGCGCCAGTGGTGTTTGGCCAACGGCACTTGACGCCGTGGCTGGGGCAATTGTGCGAGCGCTACCCTAGACTGCAACTGGATATCCAGCAGACCGACCATTACGTCGACCCGTTGCAGGAAGGCGCCGACCTGTTGTTTCGCATCGGTCCGCTGCACGACTCAAGCATGCAGGCGCGGATTCTGGCGCCCCATCGCTTTCAAGTGGCGGCGAGCCCGGCGTATCTGCAACGTCACGGCGCGCCGCAACATCCTGCCGATCTCGCTGCCCACCAATGCCTGGCCTATAAGGGCGTGACCGGTCAGCAGCGCTGGTTTTTCCGCAACGGTCAGCAGGACTGGACGCCTTACTCGGTGAGGGGGCCGATCACCGGCAATCACGCCGACACATTGACCCAGGCCGCCGAACAAGGTCTGGGGCTGGTGATGTTTCCATCGTGGTTGATTGGTGAAGCGGTGCGCAACGGCACGTTGGTGCCGGTGCTGCGGGACTATCAGGTGTCCAACAGCCTTGAGCCGCAGCAGATCGCCGTGCTCTGGCCGGGGAGCAGGCGTTTGTCGGTGAAGGTGCGGACGGTGATTGATTTCTTTGTCGAGTGTTTTGGCGAGGTGCCGTATTGGGATAGACCGTAA
- a CDS encoding DMT family transporter: MQTSSINSADVAATPATRPGLRLLLLPLVILAGMGLSVEAGLLGPLSVQVGHLWATLSIFGVGSAILFLLLLFSGPQQGPALSELPRWQLIGGFLGPIYVVVLTLATPHIGIAMTMIAILSGQVGKSVLIDHFGWFGATRKKVNGERWLALLLIVAALVLIARG; encoded by the coding sequence ATGCAAACTTCTTCAATCAATTCCGCGGACGTTGCCGCAACGCCTGCAACCAGACCGGGGCTGCGGCTGCTGCTGTTGCCGCTAGTGATCCTGGCCGGCATGGGTCTTTCCGTAGAGGCCGGGCTGCTTGGGCCGCTGAGCGTGCAGGTCGGGCACCTATGGGCGACCTTGAGCATCTTCGGCGTTGGCTCGGCGATACTGTTTTTGCTGCTGTTGTTCAGCGGCCCGCAACAGGGCCCGGCCCTGAGCGAACTGCCGCGCTGGCAATTGATCGGCGGATTTCTCGGGCCGATCTACGTGGTGGTCCTGACGCTGGCCACGCCGCATATCGGGATTGCCATGACCATGATCGCGATCCTGTCCGGGCAGGTGGGCAAGAGTGTGTTGATCGACCACTTCGGCTGGTTCGGCGCCACCCGCAAAAAGGTCAACGGTGAGCGTTGGCTGGCCTTGTTGCTGATCGTGGCGGCACTTGTCTTGATTGCGCGGGGTTGA
- a CDS encoding DMT family transporter, which yields MMNLIILLAVVVAAGAVLSVQAAINGRLGETVGVLRSSLLTFVVGAVVTGLLIVFFEPAHAMSLLDVPKWQLSGALFGVVYMMVMVGAVPRVGTAVATVAVIVGQLGMGMLIDNFGWLGNPAIELSGSRILAMVCLALALVFMYRSSTRQA from the coding sequence ATGATGAATCTGATTATTTTGTTGGCGGTAGTCGTAGCTGCCGGCGCGGTGTTGAGTGTGCAAGCCGCGATCAATGGCCGGCTCGGCGAAACCGTCGGTGTGTTGCGCAGCAGTTTGCTGACGTTCGTGGTGGGAGCGGTGGTGACCGGGTTGCTGATTGTGTTTTTCGAACCGGCCCACGCGATGAGTTTGCTGGACGTGCCGAAATGGCAGCTCAGCGGCGCCTTGTTCGGTGTCGTCTACATGATGGTGATGGTGGGCGCGGTGCCGCGAGTGGGAACGGCGGTGGCGACGGTGGCCGTGATCGTCGGGCAGTTGGGCATGGGCATGCTGATCGATAATTTTGGTTGGCTGGGCAATCCGGCGATCGAATTATCCGGCAGCCGGATCTTGGCAATGGTGTGCCTGGCGTTGGCGCTGGTGTTCATGTACCGCAGCAGCACCCGCCAGGCTTAA
- a CDS encoding metallothionein, producing the protein MIDSESICDCPKCSCKLGEHPIARHGKHYCCEACAKHHEQGEECVHKGCKCAHGK; encoded by the coding sequence ATGATCGACAGTGAAAGTATCTGCGACTGCCCCAAATGCTCATGCAAACTGGGCGAACATCCGATTGCACGCCACGGTAAGCACTATTGCTGCGAAGCCTGCGCCAAGCACCACGAGCAAGGCGAGGAGTGTGTCCACAAAGGCTGCAAGTGCGCCCACGGGAAATAG
- a CDS encoding DUF6555 family protein encodes MNNAKLFVIEYTLHGAPKSFIIRLDKMDNAEAWHWASCDAGVGRIPRFGREKVQKTSKPMAEKFGVENVKWRPAN; translated from the coding sequence ATGAACAACGCAAAACTCTTCGTCATTGAATACACCCTTCATGGCGCCCCCAAATCGTTCATTATCCGTCTGGATAAAATGGACAACGCAGAAGCCTGGCATTGGGCGAGCTGCGATGCCGGGGTGGGCCGGATTCCGCGCTTTGGCCGGGAAAAGGTGCAGAAGACCAGCAAGCCGATGGCAGAGAAGTTCGGCGTGGAGAACGTCAAGTGGCGGCCAGCGAACTAA
- a CDS encoding helix-turn-helix transcriptional regulator, producing the protein MALAAPPDLTDTDVPVQPLARTYPRGFFIEPHEHVWGQLLYAMSGVMWVETPHEALVVPPQRAVWLPPGVPHGIRVVSDLQMRNIYLRPSLAATLDDRVQVIEVGGLLRELIVGLVEQGDDGAPEYYEALVGLALLELKRAKRSLLKIPLPDDSDRRLMNLCQAVMAAPSLDIPFEQHAENAGASVRTLARLFKDGLGMGFAEWRRQVQLATAVAELIQGVPVSAIARELGYSPSSFSDMFRRELGVAPSQFSLAQPEPL; encoded by the coding sequence ATGGCCCTTGCCGCACCGCCTGATCTGACTGATACCGATGTGCCCGTGCAACCGCTGGCACGCACCTATCCGCGCGGTTTTTTCATCGAGCCCCATGAGCATGTCTGGGGGCAGTTGCTGTACGCAATGAGCGGAGTGATGTGGGTCGAGACGCCCCATGAAGCGCTGGTGGTGCCGCCGCAACGGGCGGTGTGGTTGCCGCCGGGCGTGCCCCACGGGATTCGGGTGGTGTCGGACCTGCAAATGCGCAATATCTATCTGCGACCGTCCTTGGCCGCAACCCTCGATGACCGTGTGCAGGTAATCGAAGTCGGCGGATTGCTGCGTGAGTTGATTGTCGGCCTGGTGGAGCAGGGCGACGACGGTGCTCCGGAGTATTACGAAGCGCTGGTAGGGCTGGCGTTGCTGGAGCTCAAACGGGCCAAGCGCTCGCTGCTGAAAATCCCGCTGCCGGATGATTCCGACCGGCGTTTGATGAACCTGTGCCAAGCGGTGATGGCCGCACCATCGCTGGACATTCCCTTCGAGCAACACGCCGAAAACGCCGGTGCCAGCGTCCGTACACTGGCTCGGTTGTTCAAGGACGGCTTGGGCATGGGCTTCGCTGAATGGCGGCGACAGGTGCAACTGGCGACGGCGGTGGCTGAGTTGATTCAGGGGGTGCCCGTCAGCGCGATCGCCCGGGAGTTGGGCTATTCGCCGAGCAGTTTCAGCGACATGTTCCGCCGTGAGCTGGGTGTCGCGCCTTCGCAATTTTCCCTGGCGCAACCCGAACCCCTGTAA
- a CDS encoding DUF1427 family protein produces the protein MSYVISLVIGLSVGLLYGALDFRSPAPPAIALIGLLGMLAGEKIWPMGRQLVAGWIS, from the coding sequence ATGAGCTACGTCATTTCACTGGTTATCGGTCTGAGTGTCGGCCTGCTTTACGGCGCCCTGGATTTTCGTTCCCCCGCGCCACCGGCCATCGCGCTGATCGGTCTGCTTGGCATGCTCGCCGGGGAAAAAATCTGGCCGATGGGCCGGCAACTGGTGGCCGGCTGGATCTCCTGA
- a CDS encoding zinc-binding alcohol dehydrogenase family protein, translating into MKALQFDKTGDLSALRYVEVPTPVVGADEVLVEIKAAGLNPSDVKNVLGRFPYTTLPRIPGRDFAGIVVEGPQALIGQQVWGTGRELGFFADGSHAQFVKLPANGVALKPTHLSFAQAASLGVPYTTAWDALERSLVTAETRLLVIGGGAVGSAALALAKVRGAQVLAAARRPEQVKDLQAQGYQTLQLDKPEDLGAQVNAVFTGGADVIFDTTGFWLPASVAALATFGRIAIIAAPVDGMVQLPALALYRKGGSVVGINSLLYGVQACAAMLDKFGQFFDQDLLPLPQGLFESPLAEGLARYAEVNQGSGDKVILLP; encoded by the coding sequence ATGAAAGCATTGCAGTTCGACAAAACTGGCGACCTCTCCGCCCTGCGCTACGTGGAAGTCCCGACCCCCGTTGTCGGCGCTGATGAAGTGCTGGTCGAGATCAAGGCTGCCGGTCTCAACCCCAGCGACGTGAAAAACGTCCTGGGACGTTTTCCCTACACCACCTTGCCGCGGATTCCCGGTCGCGATTTCGCCGGTATCGTGGTCGAAGGCCCGCAGGCGCTGATCGGGCAGCAGGTCTGGGGTACCGGTCGGGAGCTGGGTTTCTTCGCCGATGGCTCCCATGCGCAATTCGTCAAGCTGCCGGCCAATGGCGTCGCTCTCAAACCCACCCATTTGAGTTTCGCTCAAGCCGCGAGTCTCGGCGTGCCCTACACCACGGCGTGGGATGCGTTGGAGCGCAGCCTGGTGACCGCCGAAACCCGTTTGCTGGTGATCGGTGGCGGCGCGGTCGGCAGTGCCGCGCTGGCATTGGCCAAGGTACGCGGTGCCCAGGTACTGGCGGCTGCGCGGCGCCCGGAACAGGTCAAGGATCTGCAGGCCCAGGGTTATCAAACACTGCAACTGGACAAACCCGAAGATCTGGGCGCGCAGGTGAATGCCGTGTTCACCGGTGGCGCTGACGTGATTTTCGACACCACCGGTTTCTGGCTGCCGGCGTCCGTCGCCGCTCTGGCCACCTTTGGTCGCATCGCCATTATCGCCGCGCCGGTGGACGGCATGGTGCAGTTGCCGGCCCTGGCGTTGTATCGCAAGGGCGGTTCGGTGGTGGGGATCAACTCGTTGCTCTACGGCGTGCAGGCCTGCGCGGCGATGCTCGATAAGTTCGGGCAGTTCTTTGATCAGGACTTGTTGCCTTTGCCCCAAGGCTTGTTCGAGTCACCACTGGCCGAAGGGCTGGCGCGTTATGCCGAGGTCAATCAAGGCAGTGGCGATAAAGTAATCCTGTTGCCATAA
- the selD gene encoding selenide, water dikinase SelD encodes MSEPIRLTQYSHGAGCGCKISPQVLEVILAGSGAQNLDPKLWVGNASRDDAAVYAIDEERGVVSTTDFFMPIVDDPFDFGRIAATNAISDIYAMGGDPLMAIAILGWPVNVLAPEIAREVIRGGRAVCDEAGIPLAGGHSIDAPEPIFGLAVTGLVQKRHMKRNDTATAGCLLYLTKPLGIGILTTAEKKGKLRNADIGLARDWMCTLNKPGSRFGKLDGVTAMTDVTGFGLLGHLVEMADGSHLTARVEYDRVPRLPGVEYYLEQGCIPGGTLRNFDSYASKLGRLQELHKRVLCDPQTSGGLLVAVTPEGNDAFLTVAAELSLSLAPIGELVERQGNAVEVS; translated from the coding sequence ATGAGCGAGCCGATCCGTCTGACCCAGTACAGCCACGGTGCTGGTTGCGGTTGCAAGATTTCCCCCCAGGTACTGGAAGTGATTCTGGCCGGCAGCGGGGCGCAGAACCTGGACCCCAAACTGTGGGTCGGCAATGCCTCGCGCGATGACGCGGCGGTGTATGCCATCGACGAAGAGCGCGGCGTGGTCTCGACCACCGACTTTTTCATGCCGATCGTCGACGATCCGTTTGATTTCGGCCGCATCGCCGCCACCAACGCCATCAGTGATATCTACGCCATGGGTGGCGATCCGTTGATGGCGATCGCGATCCTCGGTTGGCCAGTGAATGTGCTGGCGCCGGAAATTGCCCGTGAGGTGATTCGCGGCGGCCGTGCGGTGTGTGACGAGGCGGGCATTCCTTTAGCTGGCGGGCATTCCATCGACGCACCGGAGCCGATTTTCGGCCTCGCCGTCACCGGGCTGGTGCAAAAGCGTCACATGAAGCGCAACGACACCGCCACCGCCGGTTGCCTGCTGTACCTGACCAAACCCTTGGGCATCGGCATCCTCACCACCGCCGAGAAGAAGGGCAAGTTGCGCAATGCCGACATCGGCCTGGCACGCGACTGGATGTGCACCCTGAACAAACCCGGCAGCCGTTTCGGCAAACTCGACGGCGTGACGGCGATGACCGACGTCACCGGTTTCGGTCTGCTCGGGCATCTGGTGGAAATGGCTGACGGCAGCCACCTCACCGCACGAGTCGAATACGACCGCGTGCCGCGTCTGCCGGGCGTCGAGTATTACCTCGAACAGGGCTGCATTCCCGGCGGGACCTTGCGCAACTTCGACAGCTACGCCAGCAAACTCGGGCGCCTGCAGGAGTTGCACAAGCGCGTGCTGTGCGATCCTCAGACCAGCGGCGGCCTGCTGGTTGCCGTGACGCCGGAGGGCAATGATGCGTTTCTGACGGTGGCCGCCGAACTGAGCTTGAGCCTGGCGCCCATCGGTGAACTGGTCGAGCGACAGGGCAACGCGGTCGAGGTGTCTTGA
- the mnmH gene encoding tRNA 2-selenouridine(34) synthase MnmH, protein MSDDCADYRDIFLNERPMMDARAPVEFSKGSFPGVINLPLMNDHERQRVGTCYKQHGQQAAIELGHQLVCGEIKAHRIQAWADFARAHPDGFIYCFRGGLRSQIVQQWLKTEAGIDYPRVAGGYKAMRTFLLETVDQAVGQCDFVLLGGMTGTGKTEVLTQLSNGLDLEGHANHRGSSFGKRATGQPSNIDFENRLAVDLLKKRARGIDQFVLEDESRAIGSCALPLPLYQGMQQFPMVWLEDSLQGRVERILHDYVVDLCAEFIAVHGDEGFVLFSERLLASLDNVQKRLGGERHRRMLVLMEDALAEQGHSGAVDLHRGWIEGLLTEYYDPMYAFQREKKGARIEFSGEREAVLEYLRERSSQ, encoded by the coding sequence ATGTCTGACGACTGCGCCGATTACCGCGACATCTTCCTCAACGAGCGGCCGATGATGGATGCCCGCGCGCCGGTCGAGTTTTCCAAGGGATCGTTCCCAGGTGTGATCAACCTGCCGCTGATGAACGATCACGAACGGCAGCGGGTCGGCACTTGCTACAAACAGCACGGTCAGCAAGCGGCCATCGAGCTGGGTCATCAATTGGTCTGCGGCGAGATCAAGGCCCATCGCATCCAGGCCTGGGCAGACTTCGCCCGGGCGCATCCCGATGGGTTTATCTATTGTTTTCGCGGCGGCTTGCGCTCGCAGATTGTCCAGCAATGGCTCAAGACCGAGGCGGGCATCGACTATCCACGGGTCGCTGGCGGTTACAAGGCCATGCGTACCTTTCTACTGGAGACCGTCGATCAAGCCGTCGGCCAATGTGATTTCGTCTTGCTGGGCGGCATGACCGGCACCGGTAAAACCGAAGTGCTAACGCAGTTGAGCAATGGGCTGGACCTTGAAGGTCATGCCAATCATCGCGGCTCCAGTTTCGGCAAACGCGCCACCGGCCAACCGTCCAACATCGACTTTGAAAACCGCCTGGCGGTGGACCTGCTGAAGAAGCGTGCTCGCGGAATCGACCAGTTCGTGCTGGAAGACGAGAGCCGCGCAATTGGCAGTTGTGCGCTGCCACTGCCGCTGTATCAGGGCATGCAGCAATTTCCGATGGTCTGGCTCGAAGACAGCCTGCAAGGGCGGGTCGAGCGGATCCTGCATGATTATGTGGTGGACTTGTGTGCCGAGTTCATCGCCGTGCATGGCGACGAAGGTTTTGTGCTGTTTTCCGAGCGTCTGCTGGCGAGCCTGGACAATGTGCAGAAACGCCTGGGCGGTGAGCGTCATCGACGGATGCTGGTGCTGATGGAAGACGCGTTGGCGGAGCAGGGACACAGCGGCGCAGTGGATTTGCACCGGGGCTGGATCGAAGGGTTGCTGACGGAATATTACGATCCGATGTATGCCTTTCAACGGGAGAAAAAAGGCGCACGGATCGAGTTTTCCGGGGAGCGGGAGGCGGTATTGGAGTATTTGCGAGAGCGGAGCAGTCAGTGA
- a CDS encoding histidine phosphatase family protein — MMKFLTLANRFKHRAYIFLPAVLAASALFLMLESRESRAQPVDGTQTLVFLRHAEKPDGGLGQLNCQGLNRAINLATLLPEKFGKANYVFAANPTRNVEEGELDNSYSYIRPLMTISPSAIKLGLPVNINFSANDTSDLADELLHDKYHNSVIYTAWSHGYLPELINKVAGEAVGKKQKITEDWESSDYDSLFVLTLTWHNGKASLVSHSYKQGLDNGQETCPT; from the coding sequence ATGATGAAATTTCTGACATTAGCCAATCGCTTCAAACATCGTGCCTATATATTCTTGCCCGCTGTGCTGGCGGCCAGTGCTTTGTTTTTGATGCTGGAGTCCCGCGAAAGCCGCGCTCAGCCGGTGGACGGTACCCAAACGCTGGTGTTCCTGCGCCACGCGGAAAAACCCGACGGCGGCCTCGGTCAACTCAACTGCCAAGGCCTGAACCGCGCCATCAATCTGGCTACCCTGCTGCCGGAAAAATTCGGCAAGGCCAACTATGTGTTTGCCGCCAACCCGACACGTAACGTCGAGGAAGGCGAACTGGACAATTCCTACAGCTACATTCGCCCGTTGATGACCATCAGCCCGAGCGCGATCAAGCTCGGCTTGCCGGTCAATATCAACTTCTCGGCCAACGACACCAGCGACCTGGCCGATGAACTGCTGCACGACAAATATCACAACTCGGTCATCTACACTGCCTGGTCTCATGGCTACCTACCGGAGCTGATCAACAAGGTCGCCGGGGAAGCGGTCGGCAAGAAACAGAAGATCACCGAAGACTGGGAATCCAGCGATTACGATTCGTTGTTCGTCCTGACCCTGACCTGGCATAACGGCAAGGCCAGCCTGGTCAGTCATAGCTATAAGCAAGGGCTGGATAATGGGCAGGAGACTTGCCCGACTTGA
- a CDS encoding glutathione binding-like protein, whose translation MTDLSAFPITEKWPAQYPEWIQLYSLPTPNGVKVSIMLEEIGLPYEPHRVGFETNDQMSPEFLSLNPNNKIPAILDPHGPDGQPLPLFESGAILIYLADKTGQLLAQESAARYETIQWLMFQMGGIGPMFGQLGFFNIFAGKDYEDKRPRDRYVEESKRLLGVLDKRLEGRDWIMGERYTIADIATFPWIRNLISRYEAGDLVGIQNFPNVTRVLEKFLARPAVKRGLEIPKPITG comes from the coding sequence ATGACCGATTTGTCCGCGTTCCCCATCACCGAAAAATGGCCGGCCCAATACCCTGAGTGGATTCAGCTCTACTCCTTGCCGACGCCCAACGGCGTCAAGGTCTCGATCATGCTTGAGGAGATCGGCCTGCCGTACGAGCCTCATCGCGTCGGGTTCGAGACCAACGATCAGATGTCCCCGGAGTTCCTGTCGTTGAATCCCAACAACAAGATCCCGGCCATCCTCGATCCCCACGGCCCTGATGGCCAACCATTGCCGTTGTTCGAGTCCGGGGCGATTCTGATCTACCTCGCCGACAAGACCGGGCAATTGCTGGCCCAGGAATCGGCGGCGCGCTATGAAACCATTCAGTGGCTGATGTTCCAGATGGGCGGCATCGGGCCGATGTTTGGCCAGCTCGGTTTCTTCAATATATTTGCCGGCAAGGATTACGAGGACAAGCGCCCCCGTGACCGCTATGTCGAAGAGAGCAAACGCCTGCTCGGCGTCCTCGACAAGCGCCTTGAAGGGCGTGACTGGATCATGGGCGAGCGCTACACCATTGCCGACATCGCGACCTTTCCGTGGATTCGCAACCTGATCAGCCGATATGAGGCTGGTGATTTGGTGGGCATCCAGAACTTCCCCAACGTCACACGGGTACTGGAGAAATTCCTGGCGCGCCCGGCGGTGAAGCGCGGGCTGGAAATTCCGAAACCAATCACTGGTTAA
- the hemB gene encoding porphobilinogen synthase — translation MSSQFPEARPRRLRRNASLRSLFQETEFSLNDLVLPIFVEEEIDDFVPIKSMPGVMRIPESKLAGEIERYARAGIKSVMTFGVSHHLDGNGSDTWNDNGLVSRMSRIAKDAVPEMIVMSDTCFCEYTDHGHCGVLHNHEVDNDQTLINLGKQAVAAARAGADVIAPSAAMDGQVQAIRRALDENGFTQTAIMAYSTKFASALYGPFREAGGSALKGDRKSYQMNPMNRREAVRESLLDEQEGADALMVKPAGAYLDIIRDIREVSRLPLSAYQVSGEYAMIKFAAQAGAIDEDRVVRESLGAIKRAGADLIFTYFAMDLALAGI, via the coding sequence ATGTCCAGCCAGTTCCCCGAAGCACGTCCACGCCGTCTGCGCCGCAATGCGAGCCTGCGCAGTCTGTTCCAGGAAACCGAGTTCAGCTTGAACGACCTGGTGCTGCCGATTTTCGTCGAAGAAGAAATCGACGATTTCGTACCGATCAAAAGCATGCCCGGCGTGATGCGAATTCCCGAGTCGAAACTGGCCGGCGAAATCGAGCGCTATGCCCGGGCCGGGATCAAGTCGGTGATGACCTTCGGTGTATCTCATCACCTGGACGGCAACGGCAGCGACACCTGGAACGACAATGGCCTGGTGTCGCGCATGTCGCGCATCGCCAAGGATGCCGTGCCGGAAATGATAGTCATGTCCGACACTTGCTTCTGCGAGTACACCGACCACGGCCATTGCGGTGTGCTGCATAACCACGAAGTCGACAACGACCAGACCCTGATCAATCTCGGCAAACAAGCGGTGGCGGCGGCCCGTGCCGGTGCCGATGTGATTGCCCCGTCCGCCGCCATGGACGGGCAAGTCCAGGCCATTCGCCGGGCACTGGATGAAAACGGTTTTACCCAGACAGCGATCATGGCCTATTCGACCAAATTCGCCTCGGCGCTCTATGGCCCGTTCCGCGAGGCCGGCGGCAGCGCGCTCAAGGGCGACCGCAAAAGCTATCAGATGAACCCGATGAATCGCCGCGAAGCGGTGCGCGAATCGCTGCTGGACGAACAGGAAGGCGCCGATGCGCTGATGGTCAAACCGGCCGGCGCGTACCTGGACATCATCCGCGACATTCGCGAAGTGTCGCGCCTGCCGCTGTCGGCGTATCAGGTGAGCGGTGAGTACGCGATGATCAAGTTTGCCGCGCAGGCCGGGGCGATCGATGAAGATCGCGTGGTGCGAGAAAGCCTGGGGGCGATCAAGCGGGCGGGGGCGGATTTGATTTTCACCTACTTCGCGATGGACCTGGCCCTGGCCGGGATCTAA
- a CDS encoding FAD-dependent oxidoreductase, translating into MHRSDVLIIGAGPTGLVLALWLSKLGVSVRIIDKTSAPGTTSRALAVQARTLELYRQLGLSEAVVQKGHRVAAANFWVKGEAVARLPLSHVGEGLTPYAFLEIFPQDEHERLLIERLETFGITVERSTELLGFEETGDGITATLRLPDGQHEICQACYLAGCDGARSIVRKSMDTGFPGGTYQQIFYVADVQASGPTFNGELHVDLDEADFLAVFPLAATGRARLIGTVRDERVEHADTLQFADVSSRAIENLKVQIEQVNWFSTYRVHHRVADHFRTGRAFLLGDAAHVHSPAGGQGMNTGIGDAINLAWKLAAVLSGAAEAKLLNTYETERIAFARKLVSTTDRVFSFATAEGRMADLLRTRLAPFVIPKMASFETSREFLFRTVSQITLNYRGMPLSTGVAGHVHGGDRLPWAHDGEGDNFESLKCPTWQVHVYGDTSDEMIAWCIEHHLPLHVFDWRPAFETAGLGRNGFYLLRPDTYVAIAETCSDPKVIERYFQSQGIRPFFT; encoded by the coding sequence ATGCACCGCAGCGATGTATTGATCATCGGCGCCGGCCCGACCGGACTGGTACTGGCACTGTGGCTGAGCAAACTCGGGGTCAGCGTACGGATTATCGACAAGACTTCAGCCCCCGGCACCACGTCGCGGGCATTGGCCGTGCAGGCGCGGACGCTGGAGTTATATCGCCAGCTCGGTCTCAGCGAGGCTGTCGTGCAAAAGGGCCATCGCGTGGCGGCCGCCAATTTCTGGGTCAAGGGCGAAGCCGTCGCGCGCTTGCCCCTGAGCCACGTCGGTGAAGGCCTGACGCCCTACGCGTTCCTCGAAATATTCCCCCAGGACGAACATGAGCGCCTGCTGATTGAACGCCTCGAAACCTTCGGCATCACCGTCGAACGCAGCACCGAGCTGCTGGGTTTCGAAGAAACCGGCGACGGCATCACCGCGACGTTGCGCCTGCCTGACGGCCAGCATGAAATCTGCCAGGCCTGCTATCTGGCCGGGTGCGACGGTGCGCGGTCAATTGTGCGCAAGTCCATGGATACCGGATTTCCCGGCGGCACCTATCAGCAGATTTTCTATGTCGCCGATGTGCAGGCCAGCGGGCCGACGTTCAACGGCGAGCTGCACGTGGACCTCGATGAAGCGGATTTTCTCGCCGTATTCCCGTTGGCCGCGACGGGGCGCGCACGCTTGATCGGCACCGTCCGTGATGAGCGTGTCGAGCATGCCGACACCCTGCAATTCGCCGACGTCAGCAGCCGGGCCATTGAAAACCTGAAGGTGCAGATCGAACAAGTGAACTGGTTCTCGACCTACCGCGTGCATCATCGGGTCGCGGATCACTTTCGCACCGGACGTGCATTTTTACTGGGCGACGCTGCCCATGTGCACAGTCCCGCCGGGGGCCAGGGCATGAACACCGGGATTGGCGATGCGATCAATCTGGCCTGGAAACTCGCGGCCGTCTTGAGCGGCGCCGCCGAGGCCAAATTGCTCAACACCTACGAAACTGAACGCATCGCATTTGCCCGCAAATTGGTGTCCACCACCGACCGGGTTTTCAGTTTCGCCACCGCCGAAGGCCGCATGGCCGACCTGTTGCGCACGCGTCTGGCGCCCTTCGTGATTCCGAAAATGGCCTCGTTTGAGACGTCCCGCGAATTCCTGTTTCGCACGGTGTCGCAAATCACCCTGAACTATCGCGGGATGCCGTTGAGTACCGGCGTGGCCGGGCACGTCCACGGTGGCGATCGCCTGCCCTGGGCCCATGATGGTGAAGGGGATAATTTCGAATCGCTCAAATGCCCGACCTGGCAAGTGCATGTGTATGGCGACACCAGCGACGAGATGATCGCCTGGTGCATCGAGCATCATCTGCCATTGCATGTGTTCGACTGGCGGCCGGCATTTGAAACGGCAGGCCTGGGGCGTAACGGGTTTTACCTGTTGCGGCCGGATACCTATGTGGCGATTGCCGAGACATGCTCGGACCCGAAGGTGATCGAACGGTATTTTCAGTCTCAGGGGATTCGGCCGTTTTTTACTTGA